A genomic region of Bdellovibrionota bacterium contains the following coding sequences:
- a CDS encoding ABC transporter permease, giving the protein MTAYIVRRTLYVIPILLGVALITFIVFHVAGGDPVLQMLGKHATAEEAALYRHEYGFDQPLPLQFLRFLRQIVTLDFERSFQTKQTIGKMLADGAEASLSLAVPAFLMSEILAISIALIAAALRRTILDRLIVVLSVLGMSVSVLAYILLGQYFLAFKFNLFPISGYEPEWSHRFNYLALPWIIWILLAIGSDVRFFRTIFLEELGQDYVRTAHAKGLGPLRVLFSHVLRNAMVPIVTRLVIEIPFLFMGSLLLENFFGIPGLGSMTVDAFNNADWPVVKAITVLGAILYVFGNLFSDILYAKVDPRVVLE; this is encoded by the coding sequence ATGACCGCCTACATTGTACGGCGCACGCTTTACGTCATTCCGATCCTTCTGGGCGTGGCCTTAATTACGTTCATCGTCTTTCACGTGGCCGGCGGCGATCCGGTTCTCCAGATGCTGGGAAAGCATGCCACGGCCGAGGAGGCGGCTCTTTACCGCCATGAATACGGTTTCGACCAGCCGCTCCCGCTTCAGTTTCTCCGTTTTCTAAGACAGATCGTGACGCTCGATTTCGAACGTTCGTTTCAGACGAAGCAGACGATCGGAAAGATGCTGGCCGACGGCGCCGAGGCGTCACTTTCACTTGCCGTACCCGCCTTCCTCATGAGTGAAATCCTCGCGATCTCGATCGCCTTAATCGCGGCGGCCCTGCGCCGGACGATTCTCGACCGTTTGATCGTAGTCCTCAGCGTCCTCGGTATGAGCGTCAGCGTGTTGGCCTACATTCTTCTCGGCCAATACTTTCTCGCGTTCAAATTCAATCTCTTTCCCATCTCGGGGTACGAGCCGGAGTGGTCCCATCGGTTCAACTATCTCGCATTGCCCTGGATTATCTGGATTCTTCTGGCGATCGGTTCCGATGTCCGATTTTTCCGCACGATCTTTCTCGAGGAGCTGGGCCAAGACTACGTTCGGACGGCGCACGCCAAAGGTCTGGGCCCCCTCCGCGTCCTCTTCAGCCATGTCTTACGGAACGCCATGGTCCCGATCGTCACCCGCCTGGTAATCGAAATCCCGTTTCTCTTTATGGGCTCGCTTCTTCTCGAAAACTTTTTCGGGATTCCGGGGCTAGGCAGCATGACCGTGGACGCGTTCAACAATGCCGATTGGCCGGTCGTCAAAGCGATCACGGTGCTCGGTGCGATTCTATATGTATTCGGAAATCTCTTCTCCGACATTTTGTACGCCAAGGTCGATCCAAGAGTGGTGCTCGAATGA